The genomic segment GCGCCGCGATGTTCGACATGGAGCACGCTCGGTGGCTGGATGACCAAGGCCGGCGCATGGCCGAGCTGCACGGAGCGCTGCACGCGCACTTGCCGGACGGTGACCTCAGAGCCATCGTCGATGACACCCTGACCCACTACGACCAGATGTTCCGTCTAAAGGCCGTCGTGGCGAAGTCCGACGTGTTCCATCTCATCACCGGGAAGTGGGCGTCCCCTGCCGAACGTTGCTTCCTCTGGATGGGCGGATTCAAGCCCTCTGATCTGCTCAAGGTATGAACTCATGTCTGACATACTAATAAAACATCTGATATCAAACTTTCTGCGGTATGTATACATAGTTACATTCTCCTAGATTGATAATCTGAATCAAGAttgattttattagaaaatgCACCACACACAGATCAACTACAAAGCTCACTTGACAGTTAGATATGTGAAGAAAACAGTTCACCATGAATTCAGTAGAGTAAAATGAAACTCAAGCTAAATATGATATCATCCTCTAACTACATGTATGGTTTTCTCAATTCCCTTGTATACTTTTTCGTATTTCTGCAGACACTACTGCCCCAGCTTGATCCCCTGACCGAACATCAAGTCCTTGCCATCTGCAACCTTCAACAGTCATCGCAGCAGGCAGAAGAAGCTCTCTCCCAGGGACTGGAGCAGCTGCATCAGTCATTAGCTGACACCATGGCTGGTGGATCTTTGATTGACGACGCCAACATGAGCTTCATGGGTCAAATGGCTCTGGCCCTCGGCAAGCTGTCCAACCTTGAAGGCTTTGTCATACAGGTAAGGTTCCTCATCAAATCTTGAATCTTTGCCATGATGTCAGTGTTATAGAAGCTATTATAGATAGATACTACACAAAGGACAGATATAAAACTCCTCATTTCACTCAACTTTGTCGATGAGCAATAAACCACTTGATAAAACATGGAGTTAAATAATGTAACAGCGATACTGCATCCAGGGCAACTTTATTTGTCTGGTCAGATCTGTATCGTATTAAACTTCATCAGTTCTATCACTAGATGTTCCAAAAATACACAACTGTCCTTTTTAGACAATGTCAAATTTTAATTACTCCAGAGTCTGCAATTCACTCATATCTAATATGTTATGCCATCAACAACTCTGCATTGTAGAAAGAAGTGACTTATCAACTAAGCCTGTGACAACATTCTTTTGGAATGCATCTGAATAATCATAACAGGGGTAGCCAAAACAAGTATATTGTTTAGTAGCAATTGCTTAAATTAATAGAGATGCTAATAATAATGTTCCTGTAATATGTGCTAAAACTACATGAGTGATTTCCAGGCTGATAACTTGAGGCAGCAGACTCTTCATCAGATGCACAGGATTCTGACAGTTAGGCAGGCAGCTCGATGTTTCTTGGCCATTGGCGAGTACCACAACCGCCTTCGTGCCCTAAGCTCCCTCTGGGCTTCTCGACCTCGAGAGTAAGCACCATGCAGCTCCTACCTCAGCCCCTACCTTCAGTTGATTTTAGAAAGATGTACCCAACCTCTAGTTGTTGAAGGTAGTATTCATTTCAATGATTGGACAAATTCAAGTACACATGATTATATGATTAATTGAGGATTCTCTACAAACATGAGGCATCTAAATTAATATACCAAGATGTTCCCTACTAAATCAGCATGGAATGGACCACCCTCCTACCAGCAATCAAAAGTCAGCAAGCATCCATGCCAACAAATAAAGTCCATGCTCCCAAAAAAATGGGGCCATGATATGGCGCCAAAATGAGGACTAAACATGGTTTCTGTCATTCTCTCTAGATATTTCAGTTACTTTGGCCAACTAAATGAAACTCTACAAGGTTCTAAAAGATTAGATGAATAGCGGTAGTAtagtatatttttttctgaattctTTCCTGATCTATTTATTGCTGGTGCATGTATTGCCTGCAGGATACTGGTAGCAGGTGAAGTCAATTGTGGAGAGCTAAGCATCGCTGCACAACCATCCCAAAACCAGTTTACAGCCTTCTGATTCACAAATATGGTGGTACTAACCTTCAGCGTATGAGCAAGAGAAAATGACTGAGAAGTTTTTGAGATGTAATTAGCAGATATCTGAGAGCCACAGAAGAGAGCTGGAAAATCAGGGAAGCTTTAGAACAGGGAGTGTTTCTGTTTTCTGAGCTTGTCTGAGAATTTTCCGGGGATGTCAAATTGTTTAATTCACTGGAGTGAGAATGGTAAGAAAAGAACAGCTAAAATTTGTTGTCCAGTGCTATGTTCTTTTGCTTCTGTCAGGTCTAAATTCTCAAAACAGCTGTTCCTACATAATGAGATAATGCTCTACGAAATTCTACAGATGTTTACTGGTTAGAGTATTACGACAGAACCAACAAAACAGACTATGTTGGATTGAATGCTTGAACTGTCTAGTAAATAGTAATATGTATGACTGTATATCTTTATCCAGTTTCTAGTAACTCGTGCGACTGTAAGTCATTACCTGAACTACATTTGGTTATTACgatgtaatatttatcactcTCCACCTACTTTGTTGCTTAAAAGCAAAACGGTAAAAATAACATCCACTCATACTCAATGAACGAGGAATCGACTTCACCGTGGAGTGAAGTCAGGAGTCTTCACTCCACTGTGAGCTGTTGGATCTGAAGTGGATGGCTAGGATTCAATGCTACAGTGATACTACAATAGTTTTATGAACAGTAAGGGTTATTTGTTTGCCTAGTCGCGCCTGCAGTCcacgtgtttggttgcctgggTGCGCGAGCGAGCCTATCCCTGCGTGTGCAAAATCGACGAGCGAGCCTAGCCCTGCGGAAACggattttaatttcgttttccTAGAGCCAGGCCAGTGAGAGCtaggcaaccaaacacgtccTAAATCAGCTACAGCATATTGCTATAGTACCCAACTGCAAAATACTGTTCATTCTCTCACAAATTACTGTTCCTATTAACTTCACCGGGGTGAAGTCAAAGGATCTGCATCCATGAATGAGGGGAAGAGTTCCCATCCAAACCCAActataaaattcaaatgaaGTTTGAAGGTAGAAACACCAAGATCTTAGAAAGTTGCTTGCAAAACAATAACAGTGGGTACTGGGTGCCATCCTAAAAACCAGATATGCTGTGAGAAATCACAGCGTTCTAACAGAACCTTCGTGAGAAATCAGGCCTGAACTACTCAAACACTAGAAAGCACTAGTATCACCAAACCAAACTGCACCACAGACAACTAGCGAGTGCACCCAAGAGTGAAGAGCATTCATTTTTATCTGTCTTCTCTCACGGATGATATTCTCGGCATCTTTCCAGTTTTCAGCGATGCATTTGCAGTTAATACATTGTTTAAAGATTAGAAAATATGATTATGTCCATGACAAGATCATCAGAATACAATCATTCTATCAATTATCTGCATAAGTGAAGTGTATAATAAGAGGTACATCGCTACTAACCAAATGTGCACAATGGACATAAACCGGTTTCCCCTAGGATTTCTTTCCGCATGCCCAACGTGCTGCAAGCTCAATTTGGCATGGTGCCGGCGCTCTTGTATCCCGAGCAGCAAGACAAAGATAGTCATCCTCAGGAACAAAGGAACTCCAGGGGGCAAATGCTTCAGCAGAAGCGGCCATCCTCCCAGATATAGGCCTTCCGTGATCTCATCGTACACAGACTCCTTCCTCGTGATTCGTGAATCTCTTCACGATTGCGTATGCCCGAGCAAGCATCAGAAAGAACCAAATAGTGTAATTGATCAAATAGGAAATCGTGAAGAGTTCTTCCCCAAATAGGGAACTCCTTCTTCGGCGGGTCCCCACCGCTCCTTCTCCCTCAACTCTGGCAAGCTTTTCACCTCTGCCTTGCCCTCCTCCTTCGTCTCGGCCGCCGGATCTGCGCCCACCAACTGCCGCCGCACTATCTATTAGCACTGTCAAACGGCTATCCTCCGTCACCCGCCGTCCCGCCCACCACCCACTACCACCACCACTGGTCAGCCATTGCTCAAGGGCCTCCCTCAAAGCCTAAAGGTCATCCAATCCTCAAACCCTAACCTCGGCAACCCCAAAACCTTAGATCTCCTTTGGAACTAATTCCTATTCATATACATTTTCTATGAAATTCCTACGTTCCAAATGAGCCCTTAATCTTAGTTGGTCAACAAGCTCAAGGACAATGGAGATGCGATGGCAGAGAGGGTGTGGGAATAGGGGCTAACGAGCCCCTTAGGAAGTCTCCAATGTGCAGGAAAACCTGATCCTAAGTATTTAATGCAGTCTTAGGACCAAGTCTCATGCACTGTTAGAAGTTGGTTCCATGTAGAACCCACTCCCATACATAAGACCTGGTTTcaaggaataaaaaaaatggcacACTCTCTCTTCCCCTCTCACACTACGGCAGCAATAGggatattttttatcttttaatcGAAATATGAGGTACAGTGTAGAACCAAAGTAAGTTCTCTATATTGTAGCATTTTTGGCAAGTAAAATTGAATCATTATGGATCACATATTAGCACCAGGTTGGGTTTCATACATTGGAGATGCCCTTTTACGACGTATATGGTGTGTTTAGTTGCCTGGATAAGGTTTTGTAGTGTTGCATCGTATAAGCAGGCTAAACggagttatatttgtttaaaataaatgtttggttggttgtatatgTCTGGACAGGCTGTGTTAAGTTTatatttggttgactgaatctgaggcTGCATAAGCGGATGCAAGAGTTAAGATTGTAATTAGTTACTCACATAAAAATGATTTTGTAATACCGATAAGTGAGCGTATCTGTATGAGTGGATGCGGAGCCTGCATCTGTTATGCTAGGCTTCGATTCCGAACTAGAATGAGATTATATATCAGAACTCATCAGATCAGATTATATCAGTAG from the Phragmites australis chromosome 19, lpPhrAust1.1, whole genome shotgun sequence genome contains:
- the LOC133900923 gene encoding transcription factor TGAL4-like isoform X4, with the protein product MGETSSSSSHSRQDPCVLGSYGFHGAMANSTPPANFFDQEGATYFGELEEAFMHQVAALRRTQQAANTSTAHHGDTTPATATARPPPTLDIFPSWPMRSLHTPKGSNVTADSTDSGSSSKNNSDHKASSDQLGVAANMASQFDQVSKQQQHKNMATSSTQRTGKTLDPKTIRRLAQNREAARKSRLRKKAYIQQLESSKLKLSQMEQDIQRARSQGILLGGAPGPGANSSSGAAMFDMEHARWLDDQGRRMAELHGALHAHLPDGDLRAIVDDTLTHYDQMFRLKAVVAKSDVFHLITGKWASPAERCFLWMGGFKPSDLLKTLLPQLDPLTEHQVLAICNLQQSSQQAEEALSQGLEQLHQSLADTMAGGSLIDDANMSFMGQMALALGKLSNLEGFVIQADNLRQQTLHQMHRILTVRQAARCFLAIGEYHNRLRALSSLWASRPREILVAGEVNCGELSIAAQPSQNQFTAF
- the LOC133900923 gene encoding transcription factor TGAL4-like isoform X2; amino-acid sequence: MGETSSSSSHSRQDPCVLGSYGFHGAMANSTPPANFFDQEGATYFGELEEAFMHQVAALRRTQQAANTSTAHHGDTTPVLIAATATATAATATARPPPTLDIFPSWPMRSLHTPKGSNVTADSTDSGSSSKNNSDHKASSDQLGVAANMASQFDQVSKQQQHKNMATSSTQRTGKTLDPKTIRRLAQNREAARKSRLRKKAYIQQLESSKLKLSQMEQDIQRARSQGILLGGAPGPGANSSSGAAMFDMEHARWLDDQGRRMAELHGALHAHLPDGDLRAIVDDTLTHYDQMFRLKAVVAKSDVFHLITGKWASPAERCFLWMGGFKPSDLLKTLLPQLDPLTEHQVLAICNLQQSSQQAEEALSQGLEQLHQSLADTMAGGSLIDDANMSFMGQMALALGKLSNLEGFVIQADNLRQQTLHQMHRILTVRQAARCFLAIGEYHNRLRALSSLWASRPREILVAGEVNCGELSIAAQPSQNQFTAF
- the LOC133900923 gene encoding transcription factor TGAL4-like isoform X3; this encodes MGETSSSSSHSRQDPCVLGSYGFHGAMANSTPPANFFDQEGATYFGELEEAFMHQVAALRRTQQAANTSTAHHGDTTPATATARPPPTLDIFPSWPMRSLHTPKEGSNVTADSTDSGSSSKNNSDHKASSDQLGVAANMASQFDQVSKQQQHKNMATSSTQRTGKTLDPKTIRRLAQNREAARKSRLRKKAYIQQLESSKLKLSQMEQDIQRARSQGILLGGAPGPGANSSSGAAMFDMEHARWLDDQGRRMAELHGALHAHLPDGDLRAIVDDTLTHYDQMFRLKAVVAKSDVFHLITGKWASPAERCFLWMGGFKPSDLLKTLLPQLDPLTEHQVLAICNLQQSSQQAEEALSQGLEQLHQSLADTMAGGSLIDDANMSFMGQMALALGKLSNLEGFVIQADNLRQQTLHQMHRILTVRQAARCFLAIGEYHNRLRALSSLWASRPREILVAGEVNCGELSIAAQPSQNQFTAF
- the LOC133900923 gene encoding transcription factor TGAL4-like isoform X1, producing MGETSSSSSHSRQDPCVLGSYGFHGAMANSTPPANFFDQEGATYFGELEEAFMHQVAALRRTQQAANTSTAHHGDTTPVLIAATATATAATATARPPPTLDIFPSWPMRSLHTPKEGSNVTADSTDSGSSSKNNSDHKASSDQLGVAANMASQFDQVSKQQQHKNMATSSTQRTGKTLDPKTIRRLAQNREAARKSRLRKKAYIQQLESSKLKLSQMEQDIQRARSQGILLGGAPGPGANSSSGAAMFDMEHARWLDDQGRRMAELHGALHAHLPDGDLRAIVDDTLTHYDQMFRLKAVVAKSDVFHLITGKWASPAERCFLWMGGFKPSDLLKTLLPQLDPLTEHQVLAICNLQQSSQQAEEALSQGLEQLHQSLADTMAGGSLIDDANMSFMGQMALALGKLSNLEGFVIQADNLRQQTLHQMHRILTVRQAARCFLAIGEYHNRLRALSSLWASRPREILVAGEVNCGELSIAAQPSQNQFTAF